In Tessaracoccus flavus, the following are encoded in one genomic region:
- a CDS encoding cryptochrome/photolyase family protein, producing MTTSEIVWLRRDLRRHDLPTLAAAAERSGSVAPVFVLDPAFWDTAGAPRRTWLARTLMALRDSYEGRLTLRLGDPQALLPEIAGEFGATSVHISTETEPQGAARDAAAGTALRERGVTLVATGSPYAVTPGRIRRADGEPYQVFTPFSRGWRDHGWRAPAEEPADLRLADDRSDPSAWEVVAQAACCDEVQLPEAGEAAAQERWEWFLDEGLERYGHDRDRPDLDGTSRMSVYLKFGVVHPRTLLADLEARTGTGPERYRLELAWREFYADVLHHHPDSLWQDLRPALTHMRYDEPGAAVEAWRQGRTGFPIVDAAMRQLLGEGWMHNRLRMVVASFLIKHLHTRWQVGADHFLDRLADADLASNQHGWQWVAGTGTDAAPYFRVFNPILQGQKFDPNGDFVRRWVPELRPIDGAAVHEPWRTALARDLDYPTPIIDLKAERAEALERLSEARDARETQPTEHERRS from the coding sequence ATGACAACGAGCGAGATCGTCTGGCTTCGGAGAGACCTCCGCAGGCATGACCTGCCAACTCTCGCCGCCGCTGCCGAACGCAGCGGCAGTGTCGCTCCCGTCTTCGTCCTCGACCCGGCCTTCTGGGACACCGCGGGCGCGCCGCGGCGGACGTGGCTCGCGCGAACACTGATGGCGCTGCGCGACTCCTACGAGGGCAGGCTCACACTGAGGCTCGGTGATCCACAGGCGCTGCTTCCCGAGATCGCGGGCGAGTTCGGTGCCACCTCCGTGCACATCTCCACCGAGACCGAGCCGCAGGGAGCAGCCAGGGACGCCGCGGCGGGCACCGCCCTGCGCGAGCGGGGGGTGACCCTGGTGGCGACCGGCAGCCCGTACGCCGTCACCCCCGGACGGATCCGTCGAGCCGATGGGGAGCCGTACCAGGTGTTCACCCCGTTCAGTCGCGGCTGGCGGGACCACGGGTGGCGGGCTCCGGCGGAGGAGCCCGCGGACCTCCGACTGGCCGACGACCGCAGCGATCCATCGGCGTGGGAGGTCGTCGCCCAGGCGGCCTGCTGCGATGAGGTTCAGCTCCCGGAGGCGGGCGAAGCAGCGGCCCAGGAACGCTGGGAGTGGTTCCTCGACGAGGGGCTGGAGCGCTACGGGCACGACCGCGACCGGCCCGACCTCGACGGCACGTCGCGGATGTCCGTGTACCTCAAGTTCGGAGTGGTCCATCCCCGCACCCTGCTCGCAGATCTGGAGGCGAGGACTGGCACGGGCCCCGAGCGGTACCGACTCGAACTGGCGTGGCGGGAGTTCTACGCCGACGTCCTCCACCATCATCCGGACTCGCTGTGGCAGGATCTGCGCCCAGCGCTCACGCACATGCGCTACGACGAGCCGGGGGCGGCGGTGGAGGCCTGGCGGCAGGGGAGAACCGGATTCCCCATCGTCGACGCCGCGATGCGGCAGTTGCTCGGCGAAGGGTGGATGCACAACCGACTGCGCATGGTGGTGGCGAGCTTCCTCATCAAGCACCTCCACACGAGGTGGCAGGTCGGTGCGGACCACTTCCTCGACAGGCTGGCCGACGCCGACCTGGCCTCGAACCAGCACGGGTGGCAGTGGGTCGCCGGCACCGGCACCGACGCCGCCCCCTATTTCCGGGTGTTCAATCCCATCCTGCAGGGGCAGAAGTTCGACCCCAACGGCGACTTCGTCCGGCGGTGGGTGCCTGAGCTGCGTCCCATCGACGGAGCGGCCGTGCATGAACCGTGGCGCACGGCGCTCGCCCGCGACCTCGATTACCCGACCCCCATCATCGATCTGAAGGCCGAGCGGGCTGAGGCGCTGGAGCGGCTCTCCGAGGCCCGGGACGCCCGCGAGACACAGCCCACCGAGCACGAGAGAAGGAGCTGA
- a CDS encoding FAD-dependent oxidoreductase, whose protein sequence is MDADVVIIGAGVAGLNAARVVKRSGATPVVLESSQEIGGRVRTELVDGFKVDVGFQVLNPGYPALRKAVDLGELGLRSFGRGVCARTDGRLVEIMDPSRAPWRGAAARLAARDPRAVGRLALWLGDRAGADVTLSESLDKAKVHGFWRSLLEGFLAGVIGDDSGSTSASFTRGLVGWFLLGTPGLPAQGMAALPARLAERSGAQVRRGVRVTSVSPEGSGWVVKTDGDTWRARSVIIATDPWTAVALAGGPSPAPARGLATWWFDAPVAPTRSNLLHLEVDRRGPVVNTAVVSNAQPSYAPAGRHLVQASTLWREDRQPTESEVRRHAEAIYGSSTADWRVVAAHVVRDALTPVLPGREAPTIEAGPGLYVATDAGEASLQGALRRGAAAGERAAAWTGANQGPEPVEG, encoded by the coding sequence ATGGATGCAGACGTCGTCATCATCGGAGCGGGGGTGGCCGGCCTTAACGCGGCCCGCGTCGTCAAGCGGTCAGGGGCGACGCCCGTGGTCCTGGAGTCGTCTCAGGAGATCGGCGGCCGAGTCCGCACCGAACTCGTCGACGGTTTCAAAGTGGACGTCGGCTTTCAGGTGCTGAACCCCGGCTATCCCGCCCTCAGAAAGGCGGTGGACCTCGGCGAGCTGGGTCTCAGGAGCTTCGGGCGTGGAGTGTGCGCGCGCACTGACGGCCGCCTCGTCGAGATCATGGATCCCTCGCGGGCTCCTTGGCGGGGCGCTGCGGCCCGGCTGGCCGCGCGCGATCCGCGGGCAGTCGGACGTCTGGCCCTGTGGCTCGGTGACCGTGCGGGCGCCGACGTCACCCTCAGCGAATCGCTCGACAAGGCCAAGGTGCACGGATTCTGGCGCTCCCTGCTCGAGGGATTTCTCGCCGGGGTCATCGGTGATGACTCCGGCTCGACCTCGGCGAGTTTCACCCGGGGCCTGGTTGGCTGGTTCCTGCTCGGAACCCCAGGCCTGCCTGCCCAGGGAATGGCTGCATTGCCGGCCCGCCTCGCGGAGCGGTCGGGTGCACAGGTGAGGCGCGGGGTGCGGGTCACCTCGGTGTCCCCTGAGGGTTCGGGCTGGGTCGTGAAGACCGACGGTGACACCTGGCGCGCCAGATCGGTGATCATCGCGACCGACCCGTGGACCGCTGTGGCCCTCGCGGGTGGGCCGTCGCCTGCGCCGGCCCGCGGGCTCGCCACCTGGTGGTTCGACGCCCCCGTGGCGCCAACCCGATCGAATCTCCTCCACCTCGAGGTGGATCGGCGGGGACCGGTGGTCAACACCGCCGTCGTGAGCAACGCCCAACCGTCCTACGCCCCGGCGGGACGGCACCTCGTGCAGGCATCGACGTTGTGGCGCGAGGACCGGCAGCCGACGGAATCTGAGGTCAGGCGGCACGCGGAGGCGATCTACGGGAGCTCGACGGCCGACTGGCGGGTGGTCGCCGCGCACGTGGTGCGCGACGCCCTCACGCCGGTCCTGCCGGGCAGGGAAGCGCCGACCATCGAGGCGGGTCCAGGCCTTTACGTGGCTACCGACGCAGGCGAGGCCTCCCTCCAGGGCGCGCTGAGACGCGGTGCCGCCGCGGGGGAGAGGGCTGCCGCGTGGACAGGGGCCAATCAAGGCCCTGAGCCTGTCGAAGGCTAA